A window of Metabacillus sp. B2-18 contains these coding sequences:
- a CDS encoding dienelactone hydrolase family protein: MIVKHKNSKTVIIVIHEIYGINDHIKGVCESLFQYGYHVICPNLIEQEEPFTYLEEDIAYRHYINKIGFDKATEIINSLILEVKNSYSKVFIVGFSVGATIAWLCSNHESINGVVGYYGSRIRDYLDLVPTCPTILFFPQEEKSFDVDSLIRKLDEKSINTYKFNGLHGFCDPFSVNYHLESSRKAYSIMNEFLKNH; this comes from the coding sequence GTGATTGTAAAGCACAAAAATTCGAAAACAGTTATTATCGTTATTCATGAAATTTATGGGATAAATGACCATATAAAGGGAGTGTGTGAATCCTTATTTCAATATGGATATCATGTGATTTGTCCTAATTTAATAGAGCAAGAGGAGCCATTTACATATTTAGAAGAAGATATTGCTTATCGTCATTATATAAACAAGATTGGCTTTGATAAAGCTACAGAAATTATTAATTCTTTAATCTTGGAAGTTAAAAACAGTTATTCAAAAGTTTTCATTGTCGGTTTTAGCGTTGGAGCAACTATTGCCTGGTTGTGCAGTAATCATGAATCTATTAACGGAGTTGTTGGATATTATGGTTCCCGTATTAGAGACTACTTAGACCTTGTGCCGACTTGCCCGACAATATTATTCTTCCCTCAAGAAGAAAAATCATTTGATGTTGATTCATTGATAAGAAAACTAGATGAAAAGAGTATAAATACTTATAAATTTAATGGATTACATGGGTTTTGCGATCCGTTTTCAGTAAATTATCATTTGGAATCCTCAAGAAAAGCTTATTCTATTATGAATGAATTTCTGAAAAATCATTAG
- a CDS encoding GNAT family N-acetyltransferase: MKQISFEDIYTLGKVVAENNVYKQFHYPEMLVRYDSNFIEFKELPSLPEFKPVEKYLREYHQKNGQKHVKFYFPANKKPTTELNAYLEDRGYEIGFIELYAIQPKHFPKLVNNPDIEIKEVTEENVETCLHLQYQHDLEYGSEFANQKKDLIKRQFEDPNILQILAYYKGNPAGYVDIIISNETAEIDNLSVEEKYRNKGIGSKLQNYVMETFPQKTVILIADGEDTPREMYKKQNYQYCGFKYGVQKVYQD, translated from the coding sequence ATGAAGCAAATATCATTTGAAGATATTTATACACTTGGAAAAGTAGTGGCTGAAAATAACGTATATAAACAATTTCACTATCCTGAGATGTTAGTTAGGTATGATAGTAATTTTATAGAGTTTAAGGAACTACCGTCATTACCTGAATTTAAACCAGTTGAAAAGTACTTAAGAGAATATCATCAGAAAAATGGTCAAAAACATGTGAAGTTTTATTTTCCTGCTAATAAAAAACCAACAACAGAACTTAATGCTTACCTAGAAGATAGGGGATATGAGATAGGATTTATAGAATTATATGCTATTCAACCAAAACACTTTCCAAAGTTGGTCAATAACCCTGATATAGAAATAAAAGAAGTGACAGAAGAAAATGTAGAAACATGTCTTCATCTACAGTATCAGCATGATTTAGAGTATGGTAGTGAGTTTGCAAACCAGAAAAAAGACCTCATAAAACGTCAATTCGAAGATCCAAATATTCTTCAGATTTTGGCTTATTATAAAGGGAATCCAGCAGGCTATGTTGATATTATTATCTCCAATGAAACGGCAGAAATTGATAATTTGAGTGTTGAAGAGAAATACCGAAACAAAGGAATAGGAAGTAAACTTCAAAACTATGTAATGGAAACATTTCCTCAAAAAACGGTAATCTTAATTGCTGATGGAGAAGACACTCCGAGAGAAATGTACAAAAAACAAAATTATCAGTATTGTGGATTTAAATATGGAGTTCAAAAAGTATACCAAGATTAG
- a CDS encoding FtsW/RodA/SpoVE family cell cycle protein encodes MKNKRSIFLNEVTTHIKSKEAREYVSKELDFHLTHGKKEWIEKGFDESNAEEKAIEQMGSPIDLGRHFDKIHRPRVDWFSIILLVAILCLGFLPLLPLGYMDETHFMTYKIIFTFLGSVIAIGLMLLDYKKFINLGWFFYTLGILLLLSICVFSNTTIGGLPVLRVGPITIESLMAVPLFFFAWASFFHSGKLKVWHFVLLFFISTNLFFIANSIATTYIYVVMVISMLGWSKFNRKTLFSIWGSMISLFMIIGVLAWYYMPLYQKDRLLGFLNPEKYATGAGYPYLYSKEFIYNAGWFGNSIGNEFIPQAHTNFVFVTFTYYYGWVFAMILVVILSLFVARIIVVFHQINDSYGKLLLVGAVTLYAVQLFSNIGMVIGIFPLTTMSLPFISYGLMPTLFNAVLIGIVLSVYRRKNMVIST; translated from the coding sequence ATGAAGAATAAACGAAGCATCTTCCTAAATGAAGTCACCACTCATATTAAGTCAAAAGAAGCAAGGGAATATGTTTCCAAAGAACTTGATTTTCATTTAACACATGGAAAGAAAGAATGGATAGAAAAGGGCTTTGATGAATCAAATGCTGAAGAAAAGGCAATTGAGCAGATGGGAAGTCCGATCGATCTTGGTAGACATTTTGATAAAATTCATCGACCAAGAGTAGATTGGTTTAGTATTATTTTGCTAGTAGCGATTTTATGTTTAGGTTTTCTGCCATTATTGCCGCTAGGTTATATGGATGAAACTCATTTTATGACATATAAGATTATTTTTACTTTTCTCGGAAGTGTAATAGCTATAGGGCTTATGTTACTGGATTATAAAAAGTTTATTAATCTAGGGTGGTTCTTTTACACACTAGGTATATTGCTGCTTTTATCAATTTGTGTTTTCTCAAACACAACAATTGGTGGTCTTCCTGTTTTGAGAGTGGGACCAATTACAATAGAAAGCTTGATGGCAGTACCTTTGTTTTTCTTTGCTTGGGCTAGTTTTTTTCATAGTGGAAAGTTAAAGGTGTGGCATTTTGTTCTATTATTTTTTATTTCTACAAATTTATTCTTTATCGCAAATAGCATAGCTACAACCTACATATATGTTGTCATGGTCATCTCAATGCTAGGATGGAGCAAATTTAATCGGAAAACGCTCTTCAGTATTTGGGGAAGTATGATTAGTTTATTTATGATTATAGGAGTATTAGCATGGTATTATATGCCACTATATCAAAAGGATAGATTATTGGGATTTTTAAACCCTGAAAAATATGCAACTGGTGCAGGGTATCCATACTTATATTCAAAAGAGTTCATTTATAATGCAGGTTGGTTTGGAAACTCAATAGGAAATGAATTTATTCCTCAGGCTCATACTAATTTCGTTTTTGTCACCTTTACCTATTATTACGGCTGGGTTTTTGCCATGATTCTTGTTGTCATTCTCTCGCTATTTGTAGCTAGAATTATTGTTGTTTTTCATCAAATAAATGATTCATATGGCAAGCTTCTTCTTGTAGGTGCAGTAACACTTTATGCAGTTCAATTGTTCAGTAATATCGGAATGGTAATAGGAATCTTCCCTTTGACTACAATGTCACTGCCGTTTATAAGCTATGGATTAATGCCGACTCTATTCAATGCTGTTTTAATAGGAATTGTATTAAGTGTCTATCGTCGTAAAAATATGGTCATAAGTACTTAG
- a CDS encoding PadR family transcriptional regulator: MEDRLKRLRKSMEKTTFKQLNFTDQHQQNVQNKINKLTISDEEVFLAVMQLLVHEKTGYDLTKHLRGRGILKFEDNEGFIYTLLHRLEQNNCLLARWDESEGKHYQLNNRGRKLLHKAEKNNVKKHVVLRELLEG, from the coding sequence ATGGAAGATCGTTTAAAGCGTCTTCGAAAGTCGATGGAGAAAACAACGTTTAAACAGTTGAATTTTACTGATCAACATCAACAAAATGTTCAAAATAAAATCAACAAACTTACTATTAGTGATGAAGAAGTATTCTTAGCTGTCATGCAGCTACTTGTTCATGAAAAAACAGGGTATGATTTAACGAAGCATTTACGAGGGCGAGGTATTCTTAAATTTGAGGACAATGAAGGCTTTATCTATACTCTTCTTCATCGATTAGAGCAGAATAATTGTTTACTAGCAAGATGGGATGAATCGGAAGGAAAGCATTATCAACTAAATAATAGAGGCAGAAAACTATTACATAAGGCAGAAAAAAACAATGTGAAAAAACATGTTGTGTTAAGAGAATTATTAGAGGGGTGA
- a CDS encoding sigma-70 family RNA polymerase sigma factor, whose amino-acid sequence MQEITIDIIGNENIEEVMDEIMKRYGQEILHLVYSYVKNKAVAEDLTQEIFIKCYKAYPTFNKKSKLRTWVWRIAINHCKDYLKSWYNKNVIVTEEESTNTSTNGETIEQTLIQKDEDHRLVSAVMNLPIKYREVIYLYYYEELLIKEIALLIEKKESTVKTRLKRAKELLKDSLEE is encoded by the coding sequence GTGCAGGAAATAACAATAGATATAATTGGAAACGAGAATATTGAAGAAGTAATGGATGAGATTATGAAAAGGTACGGCCAGGAAATATTACACCTCGTTTATTCCTATGTAAAAAATAAAGCAGTAGCAGAGGATCTAACTCAGGAGATCTTTATTAAGTGTTATAAGGCTTATCCAACATTTAATAAAAAATCAAAGCTAAGAACATGGGTTTGGAGAATCGCCATTAATCATTGTAAAGATTATCTAAAAAGTTGGTACAACAAAAATGTAATTGTTACAGAAGAGGAATCAACCAATACTTCGACCAATGGGGAAACTATTGAGCAGACACTTATACAAAAAGACGAGGATCATAGACTTGTATCTGCTGTAATGAACCTCCCAATAAAATATCGAGAAGTGATTTATCTCTATTATTATGAAGAGTTATTGATTAAAGAAATTGCTTTATTAATAGAGAAAAAGGAAAGCACTGTTAAAACACGTCTTAAAAGAGCTAAAGAACTTTTAAAAGACAGTTTGGAGGAATAG